A genomic region of Kluyveromyces marxianus DMKU3-1042 DNA, complete genome, chromosome 5 contains the following coding sequences:
- the AMF1 gene encoding Amf1p, with protein sequence MSQAESSSNSLNEVAEKEGEFPIESIFHPNRLKHFKFLCILTALALDFMSLGAMIVLVQDVEKRFNISATKASWSLTSYVITFAGFIAFFGRVGDIVGNGMMMSISIGVFGICSLLCAVIPNFVGFAVFRAFQGMAGAGIVPCSYALVNSMFAGENLQRYFSILSSIGSGTIGVGFVIGGAFAETKIGYKALFYMVFGASILTCMLILLLIGYPEYVRVKSDYSARFKKVTKLDVIGSFTFISGSVLLVVALTDGGDSWKKPSAYVPLVISIILMAAFFAWNLGYQKVLSLLKPHISTGAYKYMESVSVLIPKELLYAHNFAPVLLVSFFAFAAFMVVMYTVVNYSISVEGDAVIVAAVKIMPLIVGLMLANTTIALHQTILKPKNGLIVGTFVCTLGCAFLTALKEVNGNLYWKLLLLSAFLAGVGGAVYFSYMLSMAIGDAPMEYKALAGGVVQTASQFGNEVALSVIVSLLGNGKTNRKELRRRYQNVGYFAIACAAMAFISAITTLRDQLEPSGDEEQQNASVHSVKGCESDESTTHQQCQVTVVQVGFEEDEKMKSQPGRIA encoded by the coding sequence ATGTCACAGGCAGAGTCAAgttcaaattctttgaatgaaGTTGCGGAAAAGGAAGGAGAATTTCCAATTGAGAGTATCTTTCATCCAAATAGGTTGAAACATTTTAAGTTCCTTTGTATCCTTACTGCTTTAGCGCTAGACTTTATGTCTCTAGGAGCAATGATTGTCCTAGTTCAGGACGTGGAAAAACGATTTAACATTTCAGCTACTAAAGCTAGTTGGTCATTAACTTCATACGTTATCACTTTCGCTGGTTTCATAGCATTTTTCGGACGTGTAGGGGACATTGTTGGCAATGGTATGATGATGTCAATCTCAATAGGAGTGTTCGGTATCTGTTCTTTGTTATGTGCAGTTATTCCAAACTTCGTAGGATTTGCAGTATTCCGCGCTTTCCAAGGTATGGCTGGTGCTGGTATTGTCCCATGTTCATATGCACTCGTTAATAGCATGTTTGCTGGTGAGAATCTACAGAGATATTTCTCAATTCTATCAAGCATAGGATCCGGTACAATAGGAGTTGGATTCGTTATTGGCGGAGCTTTTGCAGAAACTAAGATAGGGTATAAAGCCCTTTTCTATATGGTATTCGGCGCATCAATCTTAACCTGTATGCTCATATTGTTATTAATAGGTTATCCAGAATATGTTAGAGTTAAATCCGACTACTCAGCTAGATTCAAAAAGGTAACCAAGCTTGATGTTATCGGGAGCTTCACGTTTATAAGTGGTAGTGTGTTATTAGTGGTAGCGTTGACGGATGGCGGAGACTCTTGGAAGAAACCCTCTGCATACGTTCCTTTAGTTATTTCAATTATTTTGATGGCGGCATTCTTTGCTTGGAATTTGGGTTATCAAAAAGTTTTAAGTTTATTGAAACCACACATTTCAACGGGTGCGTACAAATATATGGAGAGCGTCAGTGTATTGATTCCCAAAGAGTTACTATACGCACATAATTTTGCACCCGTGCTACTTGTATCCTTCTTTGCCTTTGCAGCATTTATGGTCGTGATGTATACCGTAGTGAATTATTCTATCTCGGTAGAGGGTGATGCAGTGATTGTGGCAGCGGTAAAGATCATGCCGCTAATTGTAGGTCTAATGCTTGCAAATACGACAATTGCATTGCACCAAACAATTTTAAAGCCAAAGAATGGCCTTATCGTAGGAACATTTGTTTGTACTCTTGGGTGTGCCTTTTTAACTGCTCTCAAGGAAGTGAATGGGAACTTGTACTGGAAACTTCTATTGTTAAGTGCATTTTTGGCTGGTGTTGGAGGAGCGGTGTATTTCTCATACATGTTGTCCATGGCAATTGGGGACGCCCCTATGGAATACAAAGCTCTTGCGGGTGGTGTTGTGCAGACAGCCTCACAATTTGGGAACGAGGTTGCGTTGTCAGTAATAGTCTCTTTATTGGGTAATGGTAAAACCAACAGAAAAGagctaagaagaaggtatcAGAATGTGGGATATTTCGCCATTGCATGTGCAGCTATGGCGTTTATAAGCGCGATAACCACGCTTAGAGATCAGCTAGAGCCAAGTGGCGATGAGGAACAGCAAAATGCATCAGTGCATAGTGTAAAAGGTTGTGAATCCGACGAATCTACCACGCATCAACAATGTCAGGTAACAGTAGTGCAAGTGgggtttgaagaagatgaaaagatgaaaagcCAGCCTGGTAGGATTGCTTAG
- a CDS encoding cd304875 domain-containing protein yields the protein MLDLVPTVFDLGKVKTRYPNNGKSWVPLLHPQSTDDIVHKDYVVSEGGFLKTEEPIIEVAPFPYDIKANLQHDEIDTVGRVVSMRTKEFTFIYRLYEPNELYNRIEDLEERHNLIADPTYTSIVDAFEKKMLKFFIESSDHAPFVTDTRIPEVNLPLPGSKQFK from the coding sequence ATGCTTGATCTTGTACCAACGGTGTTTGATCTAGGGAAAGTTAAAACTCGATACCCAAACAACGGCAAATCATGGGTTCCATTGTTGCACCCGCAATCGACAGATGATATCGTTCACAAAGATTATGTTGTGTCAGAAGGAGGCTTCTTAAAAACCGAGGAGCCGATTATTGAGGTCGCACCGTTTCCTTACGATATTAAGGCGAATTTACAGCAcgatgaaattgatacaGTTGGTCGCGTGGTCTCTATGAGAACCAAAGAGTTCACATTCATATATCGATTATATGAACCGAATGAGTTGTATAACAGAATAGAAGATCTAGAAGAGAGACACAATCTAATCGCCGATCCAACATACACGTCTATAGTTGATGcgtttgaaaagaaaatgttaAAGTTCTTCATAGAAAGCAGTGATCATGCTCCATTTGTAACTGACACTAGAATTCCAGAAGTGAACCTACCTCTACCAGGATCAAAGCAGTTTAAATAA
- the TY2B-GR1 gene encoding transposon Ty2-F/Ty2-GR2 Gag-Pol polyprotein has product MLDGGATVSVIYDKRLIHNFTSESNQILVDVQQNEVAVKGEGNLELKFKGKRISLPAIYAPSTHTNIISVEDLTKSQAYLDLRRNCLLSKNGKTIAPTHKFAGLRWLSRKNAIELPNQTQSVYAITPRSVRSAPDKFSLTSIHNMFGHMNINYIRESFRKGLIQGVKEDDVDWTGVSSFQCQYCMEGKAKRNNHYVNARKDYTKEYLPFEYLHTDVFGPVRVQRTRTTPRYFIAFIDEVTKYIWTFPLLHKTAEEVAPTFKEVVMLIYTQFNTRVKTIQMDKGSEYLNTKVQKFLRERGIVSRETTVADSKANGAIERQHYTLLNDCRTFLRQANLRPRLWYHAVVYSTVMRNSLLNRSIGTSPRNRAGMSGLSFRDILPFGQPVIVHLPNPKSKLQARGVLGYALHPSTRSYGYIIVVGKKKKIPIDTRNYRVLNYPPGATISEDEVQYMIDRMENNDAESQDDIESNFEPNYTDMEQPIHHTADYFPNTTASNIETDQYNNDSFGLHYGGDSVPPESSSSEDELFPTDESENDSDSSDQSFNDDGDPMSPPYSGGEEQIVPTPAPIRRVPPMEPPSPVEDSPPPLYGTDLDDLFGESNINNYIPEDTDLLALNHESVPEPDTAVPETTNIEQDNVLPSETIENSNPPNDNSDQSGEESGEESCEESGEESVDNRLKSIPIFNGNKHKDSRTAEADLDSLYGGGNNTENNNGPTLEEVFRSIEEDPFMLTQKRPRSRARYRESNQDSCDSGGDYESDSDSDGSSDESPQKGRKIQRVNYVNAVLKPVNVIPLNMSLNYSQAISRNRNEEEKDAFQKAYQKEIAQLTKMNTWNEELIDASTLPKKKILNSMFIFTTKRDNSKKCRLVARGDQQAADTYDTELKANTVDNLALMTVLALTLDYNLTAFQLDISSAYLYADLKEELYIRAPPHMNAKNKVLRLNKSLYGLKQSGANWYELIRSFLIKKCDLIEDRMWKCVFRDKEPLKLIICLFVDDMLVVGNDVKYIKKFISKLSKRFDTKIVNDGSHRPEDGVNEYDILGIELEYKKKEYMKFGMQKSLEDKLPQLGVPLLPNIKIKKVPGEPGEYILSGKELTLNEKEYKSKVKHLQRIVGLASYVGHKFRFDILYYVNILAQHQLYPSAKVLDRAAQLCQYLWDTRDKKLVWHYSGPKENNVTAVSDAAFAGNQDFKSQSGTLYLRNNKPIAAKSRKIKLTCISSTEAEIYAISESLPILRGLEHLVNKLQDVKATVKVKTDSQPSMAIINGTDDSACLKKHIGSRAMRIRDECDDLGLTLEYIPTKENNADVLTKPLSVKLFKLLTEDWIQ; this is encoded by the coding sequence ATGCTTGATGGAGGAGCAACAGTCTCTGTGATATATGACAAAAGGTTAATTCACAATTTTACATCTGAATCTAATCAAATTCTTGTCGACGTTCAACAAAACGAAGTCGCCGTGAAAGGTGAGGGTAACTTAGAACTCAAGTTTAAGGGCAAACGAATTTCCCTACCCGCCATATATGCACCATCAACACACACCAATATCATCAGTGTAGAAGATCTAACAAAATCACAGGCATATCTAGATCTAAGAAGAAACTGCCTGCTATCCAAGAACGGGAAAACCATCGCTCCGACGCACAAGTTCGCGGGCCTAAGGTGGTTATCTCGCAAAAATGCTATAGAACTACCAAACCAGACTCAATCAGTCTATGCAATCACACCCAGATCGGTAAGATCTGCGCCAGACAAGTTCTCTCTGACAAGCATCCACAACATGTTTGGACATATGAATATCAATTACATCCGAGAATCATTCAGAAAAGGCTTAATTCAAGGTGTGAAAGAAGACGATGTAGACTGGACAGGAGTAAGCTCATTCCAATGCCAATACTGTATGGAAGGAAAAGCCAAACGTAACAACCATTACGTGAACGCTAGAAAAGATTATACGAAGGAATATCTTCCTTTCGAATACTTACATACCGACGTTTTTGGACCAGTAAGAGTACAGAGAACCCGTACTACTCCAAGGTACTTCATTGCATTCATAGACGAGGTCACAAAATACATATGGACCTTCCCGTTACTACATaaaacagcagaagaagtagcCCCGACATTCAAGGAAGTCGTCATGCTGATTTATACACAGTTCAACACGAGAGTGAAAACCATCCAGATGGACAAAGGATCGGAATACCTGAACACTAAGGTACAGAAATTCCTAAGGGAAAGAGGAATTGTTTCGAGAGAAACGACCGTTGCTGATTCAAAAGCCAATGGAGCCATAGAAAGACAGCACTATACACTCTTGAATGACTGTAGAACGTTCTTGCGACAAGCTAACCTACGCCCTAGATTGTGGTATCATGCCGTCGTATACTCTACAGTAATGAGAAATTCACTCCTAAATAGAAGTATAGGAACGTCCCCGAGAAACAGGGCGGGGATGTCGGGACTGTCATTCAGAGACATTCTTCCCTTCGGACAACCCGTGATTGTCCACTTACCCAACCCAAAATCGAAACTACAAGCTCGGGGAGTCCTAGGCTATGCTCTCCATCCATCCACTAGATCATACGGGTACATCATAGTCgtaggaaagaagaagaaaataccTATCGACACTCGAAACTATCGGGTCCTGAACTACCCACCAGGTGCAACAATCTCAGAAGATGAGGTGCAGTACATGATCGACCGTATGGAAAATAACGACGCAGAATCTCAAGACGATATAGAGTCGAACTTTGAACCAAATTATACGGATATGGAGCAACCCATTCACCACACAGCGGACTATTTCCCGAACACAACCGCCTCAAACATCGAGACAGACCAATACAATAATGATAGCTTTGGTCTGCATTACGGGGGTGATTCCGTACCACCCGAGTCGTCCAGTAGCGAGGACGAACTGTTCCCCACAGACGAATCAGAAAACGATTCAGACTCATCGGACCAATCattcaatgatgatggagaCCCCATGTCCCCTCCATATTCCGGGGGTGAGGAACAGATAGTACCAACACCAGCCCCGATTAGACGCGTTCCACCAATGGAACCACCATCTCCTGTCGAGGACTCTCCCCCACCTTTATATGGGACAGACCTTGACGACTTATTTGGAGAATCTAACATAAATAATTACATCCCAGAAGATACAGATCTACTGGCACTAAACCATGAATCTGTTCCGGAACCCGATACCGCGGTACCAGAAACAACGaacattgaacaagataatGTCCTACCATCAGAAACTATCGAAAACTCTAACCCTCCAAATGATAACTCGGACCAGTCAGGCGAAGAGTCAGGCGAAGAGTCATGCGAAGAGTCCGGCGAGGAGTCAGTCGACAACAGACTCAAGTCCATACCTATtttcaatggaaacaagCACAAAGACTCAAGAACTGCTGAAGCAGATTTAGACTCTTTGTACGGGGGTGGAAATAATacagaaaataacaatggACCAACTTTAGAAGAGGTGTTCAGATCGATCGAAGAGGATCCATTCATGTTAACACAGAAAAGACCGAGATCACGTGCCCGCTATCGTGAATCTAACCAAGATAGTTGCGATTCCGGGGGTGACTACGAGTCAGACTCAGATTCAGACGGATCATCTGACGAGTCACCtcagaaaggaagaaaaatacaacgTGTGAACTATGTTAACGCGGTCCTAAAACCAGTGAATGTAATACCACTCAATATGTCCCTAAACTACTCGCAGGCAATATCTCGGAACagaaacgaagaagagaaggatgCTTTCCAAAAGGCATACCAGAAGGAAATAGCACAGCTAACCAAAATGAACACTTGGAACGAAGAATTAATAGATGCCTCAACTCTccctaagaagaagatcctaAACTCAATGTTCATTTTCACCACTAAAAGAGATAATTCCAAGAAGTGCAGACTAGTCGCTAGAGGAGACCAACAAGCCGCAGACACGTATGACACGGAATTAAAGGCAAATACAGTGGACAACCTAGCTCTCATGACAGTCTTAGCACTGACACTAGACTACAACCTGACCGCATTCCAACTTGACATCTCATCAGCTTACCTCTACGCTGACCttaaggaagaattgtACATTAGAGCACCACCACACATGAAtgccaagaacaaggtaCTAAGACTAAATAAATCACTCTATGGGCTAAAACAGAGTGGAGCAAATTGGTACGAACTAATCAGATCGTTCCTAATTAAGAAATGTGACCTGATTGAAGATAGAATGTGGAAGTGCGTTTTTAGAGACAAAGAACCGCTGAAACTTATCATATGTCTTTTTGTCGATGACATGCTGGTTGTAGGAAACGACgtcaaatatatcaagaaattcataTCAAAGCTATCTAAGAGATTTGATACAAAGATTGTAAATGATGGTTCACACAGGCCAGAAGATGGAGTAAACGAGTATGACATTTTGGGCATAGAATTAGAgtataagaaaaaagaatacatgAAGTTCGGAATGCAGAAGTCTCTAGAGGACAAACTGCCACAACTGGGAGTACCCCTACTCCCaaacatcaaaatcaagaaggttCCAGGGGAGCCTGGTGAATACATTCTCTCCGGAAAGGAACTGACATTAAACGAAAAGGAGTATAAAAGCAAAGTTAAACACCTGCAAAGAATTGTAGGACTAGCGTCCTACGTAGGACATAAGTTCCGGTTTGACATCTTGTACTACGTGAACATCTTAGCACAACATCAACTGTATCCCAGCGCCAAGGTCCTAGACAGGGCTGCACAATTATGCCAATACTTGTGGGATACAAGAGATAAGAAACTAGTTTGGCATTATTCTGGTCCCAAGGAAAACAACGTTACCGCTGTATCAGATGCAGCATTTGCAGGGAACCAAGATTTTAAATCACAATCAGGAACTCTTTACCTGAGAAACAACAAGCCCATAGCagcaaaatcaagaaaaatcaagttAACTTGTATCTCGTCCACAGAAGCCGAGATATACGCAATCAGTGAAAGCCTGCCAATACTACGTGGGTTAGAACACCTAGTAAACAAGTTACAAGACGTAAAAGCAACAGTAAAGGTTAAAACAGACAGTCAACCATCAATGGCAATAATAAACGGCACGGATGACTCAGCATGCCTCAAGAAACACATTGGTAGTAGGGCAATGAGGATAAGAGATGAGTGCGATGATCTCGGACTTACACTCGAATATATCCccacaaaagaaaacaatgctGACGTTTTAACCAAACCCCTATCCGTGAAGCTATTCAAACTTCTCACAGAGGACTGGATACAATAG
- the GTT1 gene encoding bifunctional glutathione transferase/peroxidase, with product MNNCTIKVHWLNKSRAFRVLWLLDHLNITYEIVPYERTPGFRAPESLKKIHPLGRSPILEVEYKDNGRKDIVAESGYIFQYVLEHFDKEGKLNNSDPQQAEKIKYYLHYAEGSLQPPLFFEFILGLAKNAKLMFPLSYLTNKVATGISEKYSKGEVKNQLDFIEGEIPKNDGYLVGGKLSAADILLSFPLDTALGRGYCDPNDYPAIANWLKKIKSEPSYEKSKSKAKELGSDY from the coding sequence ATGAACAACTGCACTATAAAAGTTCATTGGTTAAACAAATCCAGGGCCTTCAGGGTCCTTTGGCTATTGGATCACTTAAACATTACCTATGAGATTGTCCCTTATGAAAGAACTCCAGGATTCAGAGCTCCAGaatcattgaaaaagatcCATCCCTTAGGTAGATCTCCTATTTTGGAGGTCGAGTATAAAGATAATGGTAGGAAAGACATTGTGGCAGAATCGGGATACATTTTCCAATATGTCCTCGAGCATTTCGACAAAGAGGGAAAGTTGAACAACAGTGATCCACAACAGGCAGAGAAGATTAAGTACTATTTGCATTACGCAGAAGGCTCTCTACAACCTCCAttattctttgaattcattCTCGGCCTTGCTAAGAACGCTAAGCTTATGTTTCCACTCTCTTACCTAACTAATAAAGTCGCGACCGGTATCAGCGAGAAGTACTCTAAGGGTGAAGTGAAGAACCAATTGGATTTCATTGAAGGTGAAATTCCTAAAAATGATGGCTACCTAGTAGGTGGAAAGTTAAGCGCAGcagatattttattgtCTTTCCCTCTAGACACAGCTCTGGGAAGAGGTTATTGCGACCCTAACGATTACCCCGCAATAGCTAACTGGCTAAAGAAGATTAAGAGTGAACCTTCCTATGAAAAGTCGAAAAGCAAGGCTAAAGAGCTTGGCTCTGACTATTGA
- the PEX22 gene encoding ubiquitin-protein transferase activating protein PEX22 yields the protein MQSRHQKKIITATAIVCTLATAVGFIYYKYCGSSPTPESPGKQNSKCYVLSKSLYESVKDWETELYNDTVVLVPPECNGIANQLKAIEPNFEHKVIQFKSWEALWSTVRHMKKTELIISEQYLPHKPPDIERFVKMTIIL from the coding sequence ATGCAGTCAAGacatcaaaagaaaatcattactgctactgctaTAGTATGTACCTTAGCTACTGCGGTCGGATTTATCTATTATAAGTATTGCGGCTCTAGTCCAACGCCTGAGTCACCGGGAAAACAGAATTCTAAATGCTACGTTCTGTCGAAATCGTTATATGAATCTGTGAAAGATTGGGAGACAGAATTGTACAATGATACCGTAGTTTTAGTTCCTCCTGAATGCAATGGCATTGCGAATCAACTAAAGGCCATAGAACCAAATTTTGAACACAAAGTTATTCAATTTAAAAGTTGGGAAGCCTTGTGGAGTACAGTAAGACACATGAAAAAAACAGAACTAATAATAAGTGAACAATATTTGCCACATAAACCACCTGATATTGAAAGGTTCGTCAAAATGACCATcatattataa
- the RAD17 gene encoding Rad17p, whose product MTELPIFYATTVHLDHLVTALDCLIPFGIKEEMLVTIDDQGLSFTRENNHVIKIQMVLSRELFQTFHYQPENEGSVTKVSLRLDHLLDSLNINNDHDEIIECTLSFNGDGYPFTLIFENELITETAEYSTYLLKDFDSTGLILDREQLQFECIMKGDILYNALHDLKEIGCKDCYFYGILNKSTKRPLFALISRSQQGLSKIILPNERSILEKFEIYSNDSTTLLYDQPMITVFDHSTLDKIRKSSRIASKVMIRKDAHGLMTVNMLNDTKDVLRSNDRETKRAKQSSTASLPIHYPGIIIEASMLEKSLPELLDVNEIESMMIEYNNREMYYTLPNGENQSEEPLKRTSTSEVPADDSSEYNPATEELPLYF is encoded by the coding sequence ATGACTGAACTTCCGATTTTTTATGCTACAACTGTGCATTTGGATCACCTTGTTACAGCGCTTGATTGTTTGATCCCTTTTGggatcaaagaagaaatgttAGTAACAATAGATGATCAGGGGCTATCATTCACAAGAGAAAATAACCACGTTATTAAAATTCAAATGGTACTTTCGCGTGAGCTATTTCAAACCTTTCATTATCAGCCAGAGAATGAGGGTTCAGTTACCAAAGTTTCCCTTCGTCTTGACCATTTACTGGATAGTCTGAATATAAATAATGATCATGATGAGATAATCGAATGTACTTTGAGTTTCAATGGAGATGGATATCCTTTTACATTAATATTTGAGAATGAGTTGATAACTGAAACCGCCGAATATTCCACATATTTGCTGAAAGACTTTGATAGCACTGGTTTGATATTAGATAGAGAACAACTGCAATTCGAATGTATTATGAAAGGTGATATTTTGTACAACGCCTTACACGATCTAAAAGAGATTGGGTGTAAAGACTGTTATTTTTACGGAATCCTAAACAAGAGCACAAAAAGACCTTTGTTTGCTTTAATATCTCGTTCGCAGCAAGGCTTATCCAAAATAATACTACCGAACGAACGATCCATATTagaaaagtttgaaatataCTCTAACGATTCCACCACACTATTGTATGATCAACCCATGATCACTGTTTTTGATCACTCTACGTTGGATAAAATACGTAAAAGCAGTCGAATTGCATCAAAGGTGATGATACGAAAAGATGCGCACGGATTGATGACAGTCAACATGTTAAATGATACAAAAGATGTGTTAAGATCCAATGAtagagaaacaaaaagagcCAAGCAAAGTTCTACAGCAAGTTTGCCGATACATTACCCAGGTATAATAATAGAGGCATCCATGCTTGAGAAATCTCTTCCTGAACTATTGGACGTAAACGAAATTGAATCGATGATGATAGAGTACAATAATAGGGAAATGTATTATACCCTGCCGAATGGAGAAAATCAAAGCGAAGAacctttgaaaagaacatcaacatcagaGGTCCCTGCAGATGACAGCTCTGAGTATAATCCGGCAACAGAGGAACTACCATTATACTTTTAG
- the RPS12 gene encoding 40S ribosomal protein eS12: MSDVEEVQQVPVAELTIEDALKVVLRTSLVHDGLARGLRESAKALTRGEGQLVVLVESVTEEAISKLVQGLATENNVPLIKVADAKQLGEWAGLGKIDRDGNARKVVGASVVVVKNWGADTQEREILLDHFSQQ, translated from the coding sequence ATGTCTGACGTTGAAGAAGTCCAACAAGTTCCAGTCGCTGAATTGACCATCGAAGACGCTTTGAAGGTTGTCTTGAGAACCTCTTTGGTTCATGACGGTTTGGCCAGAGGCTTGAGAGAATCTGCTAAGGCCTTGACCAGAGGTGAAGGTCAACTAGTTGTTTTGGTTGAATCCGTTACTGAAGAAGCTATCAGTAAGTTGGTCCAAGGTTTGGCTACCGAAAACAACGTTCCATTGATCAAGGTTGCTGACGCTAAGCAATTGGGTGAATGGGCCGGTTTGGGTAAGATCGACCGTGACGGTAACGCCAGAAAGGTTGTCGGTGCTTCCGTTGTTGTTGTCAAGAACTGGGGTGCTGACActcaagaaagagaaattCTTTTGGATCACTTCAGCCAACAATAA